The Prunus persica cultivar Lovell chromosome G8, Prunus_persica_NCBIv2, whole genome shotgun sequence genome includes a region encoding these proteins:
- the LOC18766254 gene encoding NAC domain-containing protein 35: MAANTKDQEQMTPEFELPGFRFHPTEEELLEFYLKSVVFGKRQRFDIIGFLNIYHHDPWDLPGLSKIGEREWYFFVPRDRKHGSGGRPNRTTETGFWKATGSDRKIVSLSDPKRIIGLRKTLVFYKGRAPRGTKTDWVMNEYRLPDNCHYLKDIVLCKIYRKATSLKVLEQRAAMEEEIKNFHPSPNTSSPPTSMETISFCSQSQEDLTLQMPKNYVVLKQEMDDASLTEEKEPKEEKAMEIKGSPPPPTYILPEIQVPRLSVDWTQDAFWTQMNSPWLQNLTPLPNLLNF; encoded by the exons ATGGCAGCCAACACCAAGGATCAAGAACAAATGACCCCAGAATTTGAACTTCCAGGATTTAGATTCCACCCCACAGAAGAAGAACTTCTTGAGTTCTACCTCAAGAGCGTGGTTTTCGGAAAGAGACAGCGTTTTGACATAATTGGTTTTCTCAATATCTACCACCATGATCCTTGGGACTTGCCTG GGTTGTCGAAGATTGGAGAAAGAGAGTGGTATTTTTTTGTGCCAAGGGACAGGAAGCATGGCAGTGGAGGAAGGCCTAACAGAACCACTGAAACTGGGTTCTGGAAAGCCACCGGCTCTGACCGCAAAATTGTGAGCCTCTCAGATCCAAAGAGGATCATTGGGCTCAGAAAGACTCTTGTTTTTTACAAAGGCAGAGCCCCAAGAGGAACCAAGACTGATTGGGTCATGAACGAGTATCGTTTGCCTGATAACTGCCACTATCTAAAG GACATAGTGCTATGCAAGATATATAGGAAGGCAACTTCCTTGAAAGTCCTAGAGCAAAGGGCAGCAATGGAGGAAGAGATAAAGAACTTTCATCCTTCTCCAAACACATCATCTCCTCCAACATCAATGGAGACCATCTCATTTTGCAGCCAATCACAGGAAGATCTGACTCTACAAATGCCCAAAAACTATGTGGTATTGAAGCAAGAAATGGATGATGCATCACTaacagaagagaaagagccaaaggaagagaaggcaaTGGAGATCAAAGggtctcctcctcctcccacATACATATTGCCAGAGATCCAAGTGCCAAGATTGAGCGTGGACTGGACCCAAGACGCATTTTGGACCCAAATGAATAGCCCTTGGCTTCAAAACCTGACCCCTTTGCCCAACCTTCTCAACTTCTAA
- the LOC18768537 gene encoding endochitinase 2 has product MKLPKKKRKKSLTSSVPPPYIYTHASTDPFKNSTKYHKQIDTTMWCFLLAFVSLFLLSSIQGGTAEQCGRQAGGALCPGGQCCSKYGWCGTAPDYCSTGCQSQCGGGGGGGGGDIGSLVSRNTFNQMLKHRNDGGCPAKGFYTYDAFIAAAKSFPNFAKTGDAATQKREIAAFLAQTSHETTGGWASAPDGPYSWGYCYLKEQNPGSYCAWDPNYPCAAGKQYYGRGPIQLSWNYNYGQCGKAIGEDLLNNPDLVATDPVISFKTALWFWMTPQSPKPSCHDVITGRWNPSGADKSAGRVPGYGVTTNIINGGLECGKGWNAKVEDRIGFYKRYCDLLGVGYGNNLDCYNQKPFGSDLNVIQLPEN; this is encoded by the exons ATGAAactacccaaaaagaaaagaaaaaagtctcTTACTTCCTCTGTTCCTCCACCCTATATATACACCCATGCATCCACTGATccttttaaaaactcaaccAAATATCACAAACAAATTGACACAACAATGTGGTGCTTTCTTTTGgcatttgtttctctttttttgttgtcctCCATCCAAGGAGGCACAGCAGAGCAGTGTGGGAGGCAGGCAGGGGGTGCTCTGTGTCCAGGAGGGCAATGCTGCAGCAAGTATGGGTGGTGTGGCACTGCACCTGATTACTGCAGCACTGGTTGCCAAAGCCAATGTGGCGGCGGcggtggtggcggtggcggtgACATTGGTAGCCTTGTGTCACGTAACACCTTTAATCAGATGCTTAAGCATAGGAATGATGGTGGTTGCCCAGCTAAGGGGTTTTATACCTATGATGCTTTCATTGCAGCTGCCAAGTCCTTTCCTAACTTTGCTAAAACTGGAGATGCTGCCAcccaaaaaagggaaattgcTGCTTTCTTAGCCCAAACTTCACATGAAACTACAG GGGGTTGGGCAAGTGCACCTGATGGACCATACTCTTGGGGGTATTGCTATCTCAAGGAACAAAACCCTGGATCTTATTGTGCCTGGGATCCTAATTATCCATGTGCTGCTGGTAAGCAGTATTATGGCCGTGGTCCAATTCAACTTTCTTG GAACTACAACTACGGACAGTGTGGAAAAGCAATAGGGGAGGACCTGTTGAACAACCCAGACCTAGTTGCTACAGACCCTGTTATTTCATTCAAGACAGCACTCTGGTTCTGGATGACCCCTCAGTCACCCAAGCCCTCATGCCATGATGTGATCACCGGGAGATGGAACCCGTCTGGAGCCGACAAGTCAGCAGGTCGGGTTCCCGGTTACGGGGTCACTACAAATATCATTAACGGTGGACTTGAATGTGGTAAGGGCTGGAACGCTAAGGTGGAGGATCGCATTGGGTTTTACAAGAGGTACTGTGACTTGCTTGGAGTTGGCTATGGCAACAACCTTGACTGCTACAACCAGAAGCCTTTTGGGTCTGATCTCAATGTTATTCAATTGcctgaaaattaa